Proteins encoded together in one Chryseobacterium taklimakanense window:
- a CDS encoding MBL fold metallo-hydrolase — translation MKLKFLGTGTSQGVPVIGCQCRVCTSENPKDSRFRASVMITNNDQKILVDCGPDFRQQMLINEEEKVDAVLITHEHNDHVIGLDDMRPLIFRYGRDIPIYCSKRVGDEITARFPYAFAEVKYPGAPSFELFEIENKPFTIGNTEITPVEVSHYKIKIFGYKFKNLVYITDASYISKAEKEKLKNLDCLILNCIRKTEPHPAHFILPEVIELFNELKPKKLYLTHLSHHFGTYSTEENKLPENIHLAFDGLEIDF, via the coding sequence ATGAAGTTGAAATTTCTAGGAACCGGAACTTCACAGGGCGTGCCGGTGATTGGCTGCCAGTGTAGGGTCTGTACTTCTGAAAATCCCAAAGACAGCAGATTCCGGGCATCTGTAATGATTACAAATAATGATCAGAAAATCCTGGTCGACTGCGGTCCGGATTTCAGGCAGCAAATGCTCATTAATGAAGAAGAAAAGGTGGATGCAGTATTGATCACTCATGAGCACAATGATCACGTTATCGGTTTAGATGATATGCGCCCGCTTATCTTCAGATACGGAAGGGACATTCCTATTTATTGCAGCAAAAGAGTTGGTGATGAAATTACGGCGCGGTTTCCGTATGCATTTGCTGAAGTGAAGTATCCGGGTGCACCGTCATTTGAACTTTTTGAAATTGAAAATAAGCCTTTCACAATAGGAAATACCGAAATTACGCCCGTAGAAGTTTCTCATTACAAGATAAAGATCTTCGGATATAAATTTAAAAACCTGGTGTATATTACCGATGCGAGCTACATCAGTAAAGCAGAAAAAGAAAAGCTGAAAAACCTTGATTGCCTGATCCTGAACTGTATCAGGAAGACGGAACCGCATCCGGCGCATTTTATTTTACCAGAAGTCATTGAACTTTTTAATGAACTAAAGCCGAAAAAGCTTTATCTCACACACCTCAGCCATCATTTCGGGACTTATTCTACTGAAGAAAACAAGCTGCCGGAGAATATACATCTGGCTTTCGACGGGCTGGAAATAGATTTTTAG